The Actinomycetota bacterium sequence TTAAAGAAGGTGTCATAAATGGCGAGAATAAAAAGAGGAATTATAAAAAAACAAAAGCATAAAAAAGTTCTTGAGCAGACAAAAGGATATTATGGCCTGAGAGGAAGCGCATACAGGATTGCAAAAGAACAACTAATGAAATCATTAAGTTTTAATTACATTGGCAGAAAAAACAAAAAAAGAGATTTCAGGAGATTGTGGATTGCAAGAATTAATATAGCTGCAAGGTCAAATGGTCTTTCTTATAATGCCTTTATAAATGGTCTAAAGAAAGCAAATGTGGACATTAACAGAAAAATGCTTTCAGATATTGCAGTTAATGATGAAGCAGCGTTTAAAAAACTTGTGGAAACTGCCAAAGCCCAGATTAAAGCTTAAATTTATCTGGGAAAAGCGAAGAATATGATTATTTATAAAATAAATTATACATTAAATTAAAAATCCTTATTGGATTATTACTGATAAGTTTATTATGGAAGAAAACATCAATGCATTAAAAAGCGTTCTTGATAAAGAGTATAAAGATTTTGAATCTATGGTTGAAAAAGCACAGACTTTATCGGAGCTTGATAATATAGAGAACAGGTTTCTTGGGAAAAAAAGCCTTGTATCAGAGCATCTTAAAAATATGAGAACCCTGTCGGGGGAATTCAGACCTGTTGCGGGAAAGATTATCAATGAAACCCGTAAAAAAATAAGCGAAAAGATATCTTTTGTCAGGGAAGAAATATCCATGCTTGAATTTGACAGGAAACTGAGGAATGAAAAAACAGATATCACTCTTCCCGGCAGAAAAGCAAAGAAAGGTTCAAAAAATATAATATCCCGGACAATAGAAGAGATTGAAATGTTTTTTATAGGTCTTGGCTATGAAATTGCGGAAGGACCCGAAATTGAAACGGATTATTATAATTTTGAGGCGCTCAATCATCCTCCTGACCATCCGGCAAGGTCTCTTCATGATACTTTTTTTATAGACGATAATATTCTTCTGAGGACGCACACATCGCCGGTGCAGATAAGGTATATGGAAAAACATAAACCCCCGGTTTATGTTATAGCGCCCGGCAAAACCTACCGGAAAGATTATGATGTGACACATACTCCCATGTTTACCCAGATAGAGGGTCTTGCAGTGGATAAAGGAATAAATTTTGGTAATTTCAAATGGACGCTTGAGGCTTTTATCCATGCGATTTTTGGCCGGGACAGAAAAATTCGTTTTCGCCCGCACTATTTTCCTTTTACTGAACCAAGCGCAGAGGTAGATGTTTCATGCAATATGTGTAAAGGCTCAGGATGCAGAATATGCAGCTATAGCGGGTGGCTGGAAATACTGGGTGCAGGGATGGTCGATCCCAGTCTTTACAAGTTTGTCGGTTATGATGCAGAAGAAGTTAATGGCTTTGCATTTGGTGTGGGAATTGAAAGAATTGCGATGCTGAAATATGGAATAAATGATTTAAGAATGTTTTTTGATAATGATCTGAGATTTTTAAATCAGTTTTAAATCAACAGGAGTCTTGATAAATTGAAAATAACTTATAACTGGCTGAAAGAATTTATTGAAGATCTTGGCAATATTGCCCCGTCAGAAATTGCCAAAAAGCTGACCATGTCCGGTACTGAAGTAAAAAAAGTCGTTTATATCGGTGAAAATTTTAAAAACCTTGTAACAGGCAGGATTCTGAGTTTTGAGAAACATCCCAATGCTGACAAGCTTTCATTATGTAATGTGGATATAGGTCAGAGTCTGCTAAGCATAGTTTGCGGAGCAAAAAATTTTAAAGATAATGATATGGTGGTTGTTGCTCTTGAAGGTGCCAGGATACAGGATTTTGTAATTAAAAAAAGTAAGATAAGAGGCATATTTTCAGAAGGAATGATGTGCTCTGAAAAAGAGCTTGGAATTTCTGATGAATCTGATGGCATAATGATACTGGACGACAGTTTTACTGTCGGAAAGGATTTTGCAAGCCAGGCAGGCCTTGATGACTGGGTTTTTGAATTGGAAATAACTCCCAACAGGCCGGACTGCCTGAGCGTGTTTGGAATTGCAAGAGAGATATCGGCTCTGACAGGGTTGAGGCTTAAAGAGCCTGATTATGATTCAGTGTATTCTGCAAGAAAAGACAGAGAATTTGTCATTGAAATTGAGGATTATAATCTATGTCCGAGATATTCTGCCAAAATATTTAAAATCGATGATTATGCCTGTACGCCTTTATGGATGAAAAACAGACTGATGCATTGTGATATAAGATCGGTAAGCATGCTTGTAGATCTTACAAATTATGTAATGCTGGAATACGGCCAGCCTGTACATGCTTTTGATTTGAATAAATTAAGTTCAGGAAAAATTATAATAAGAAAAGCGGAAAAAGAAGAGAAGCTCCTGCTGATCGATGGCCTGGAAAGAAATCTTTATGAAGATGATATTGTTATTGCCGATGAAAACGGACCTGTTGCTCTTGCAGGAATTATGGGCGGGAAAGACACTGAAATAGGCAGCGATACCAGAGAAATGCTTCTTGAATCTGCCAATTTCAATGGTGTTTCCATAATGAAGACTTCAAAGAGGATAGGTTTAAGAAGTGAAGCATCAAACAGATTTGAAAAAAAGCTTGATCCTGAGAATACAATAAATGCAATTGGGAAGTTTGAGGAGCTGCTCAGCAGTATATGCAATATAAAAACTGATAATACTTTTTATGATAATTATGCAGATTTAAATAGAAAAAGAAGTATTGAGCTAAGAACAGCCAGGTTAAATAAATTTCTTGGAACAGACATCAAAACAGAAAAGATCTCTGAAATACTTAATCTTCTGGGCTTTAAAAACAGGATAGATAAACAATTGGTAAAGACGGACATCCCGTCTTTCAGATATGAAGACATCGAAAGAGAGATAGACCTGATTGAGGAAGTTGCCAGAATATATGGTTTCGATAATATACCTGTCTGTACGCCGGGGACTGTTTCAAAGCAGGGAAAATACACTGATGAGCAAAAATCATTAAGAAATATCAGAAATACTCTTTCAGGAATGGGGCTTAATGAAGTAATCAATTATTCCTTTATCAGCAGAAAGGATTTCATGCTCTTTTGCCTTGACAGGGAAGATGATTACAAAAACTATGTAAAAATAATCAATCCTCTAAATGAGGATTTTGAAATACTGAGAACCTCTTTAATACAGTCGCTTGTCAGAAATGCAAAAGATAATATTTTTAAGAAAATAAATGATATAGCAATATTTGAAATATCAAAGATATTCAAATCAGTCGCAGATGATAAACAAAACAGGAGCTCTGAAAAAAATACTCTGGGTATCCTGCTTTCCGGAAAATCCTCCCTTAAAAGATGGGATATGCAGGAGAAATATTTTGACTACTTTGATATTAAAGGAATTGTTGAATCACTGGCGGATATATTTTTAAATGAACAGGGTTTGTGTGTAAGTGAGCGCGAATATGGCTTCCTTCATCCTGTAATCGGCGGGGATATAATACTGAAAAATAAAAAAATTGGAGTAATCGGAAAACTTCACCCGAAGATTGTCAGTGATCTTGATATCAGGCAGGATATTTACATAGCTGAGATAGATCTTGATGCATTTATAGAAAATATAAGCAGTGAGAAAGTTTTTAGACATATCTCTCCATTTCCGTCAGTCAATATCGATCTTGCATTTATTGTGGATGAGGAAATAAAATACCAGGATGTGGAAAAAGAGATCATTGCCTGTGCCGGAAGAAACCTGCAGAATATAAGATTGTTTGATCTTTATAGGGGAAAACAGCTTGAAGACAATAAAAAAAGCCTTGCTTTTGCACTGGAATTTAATGCTGCAGACAAAACTCTGAACGAAAAAGATATTGAATCTCTTATAAAAAAAATATCCGGACAGCTTTCAAAAAAATTTAAAGCAAGATTAAGAGATCAGTAAAAGAATAACCAGGCTGCCCTGTCTGTCTGTGAAGAGAATTTTTAGAAACAAATGCCTGTTATTATTTTGCCTGCTATAATTTTTTATCCTTACTTTATGTATATATCAGGTCTTCTGTGTTTTAACAAAGGCAGCTCTTCTCTTATTTTCTTAATATTGCGTGTTGAGATTTCTGCAAAAACAATCGACTCTTTTTCGTCTGCCTCAGCAATTATACGTCCCCAAGGATCCGTTATCATTGAATGTCCGTAAGCCTTATATGAGGAGGATGTGTTTCTTGCAGGAGAGATACCTGCAAAATAAATCTGATTGTCAAGAGCTCTTACCCTGTTTGTCAGATGCCAGTGTGCCGGTCCGGTAACCATATTAAAAGCAGCCGGAACAAATATTATTTCCGCTCCCAGAAGCGCCATGCTTCTTATCAATTCAGGAAAACGCATGTCATAGCATATTGCCACGCCTGCTTTACAGAATTCCGTATCAAAGACTGTTATATCTTTACCGGGGGAAAAAGTCAGGCTTTCAGTAAATTTCATTTTTCCTGCTATATTTATATCAAAGAGATGTATCTTTCTGTGTGTTCCCAGAAGGCAGCCTTTTCTGTCAAAGGAAAAACTGGAGTTGAAAAAGCCTGTATTGGTTTTTTCAGGAACAGAGCCTCCTATTATATATATTCCTTCTTTTTCTGCAGTACGGGAAAGCATCTCTGTTGTCTGGCCAGGATATTCTTCGGCAAATTTATGAAAAAAACCACTGTCATAAGGACAATTAAACATTTCAGGAAGAACAGCTATGTCACAGCCCATCACCGAAGCTTTGTGCAATATTTTCTCTGCGTTTTCCAGGTTGATGCTTTTGTCATCAGTCACCATCATCTGGCAAAGTGCAATTTTAATTTCCTTGTTTACTGACATATCCTGCTTGAATAAAAAACTATTTTTTTACCATCGGCACAAACGAAACTCCGCATATCTCTTCATCTAAAAAATTTTCTTTCAATCTTGTCAGCCTGACAAGACACTGGTTAAAGACAAATCCCACAGGTATAACCATCCTTCCGTTTTCTGCAAGCTGCTCCTTTAATTTTTCAGGGATATTTTCAGGTGCAGCGGTAACTATTATTTTATTGTATGGTGAAAACTCCGGCCACCCCTGATATCCGTCTCCTGTTTTAAAACTTATATTGGTATATCCCATTTTTTTAAGAAGTGATTCTGATTTCTTTGAAAGCGCATCTATGAATTCAACTGTAAATACTTCACCGGCGATTTCAGCAAGTATTGCTGTCTGGTAACCTGAGCCTGTTCCTATCTCAAGGATTCTGTCTTCGCTTTTTATTTCCAGAAGTTCAGTCATAAGAGCAACTATATATGGCTGGGATATTGTCTGTGAAAATCCTATCGATAAAGGATGATCGGCATAAGCAGACTCATAATTTTCCGAGTTAATAAAAAAATGCCTGGGAACTTTCTTTAATGCTTTAATAACTTTTTTATCTTTAATGCCCCTTGCAACAATCTGGGTTTTTACCATTTTTTCCCTGAGTGTGGTTAATTTTTCCTCATTAAATAACATATTGAAAATAAAATCTGATTACATGAATTTAAAGAACAGATTAAATATGAACAGTACTATTGTTATGATAAAACCTGCAGCAAGAAGGAAAAACAATATTCTTGAGACCAGGCAGCTTGCAGAAGCAACTCCTCTCAGTCCTAATATTCCTGCAACCACTGCAAGTATAAAAAATATTATGGCAAGTATCAGTAGAATCATCCGAACCATTATCTCCTATAATATTATCAGTAAAACAATTACTATTTTAAAGCATATATCAAAAAAAATTAATTTTTTAATTTAAATTGCATAATATGTTATATATATGTATAATATGCATTTAATTTATTATTTATAAGCAGGTTGAAAAATGAAAGAAATAAAAATATCGATTGCCGGAGCTTCAGGCATAACAGGGATTGAACTTTTAAAGATAATAGATAAGCACAAATATTCCAGGGTTATTGCGGCATTATCAAGGACTTTTGATGGTAAAAAAATAAGCAGTGTATTCAAAAACACATTAAATCTTAAAAATAATAATAATATATTTTTTAAGGACTTTTTTTCCTCATCGGATATAAAGGAATCCGACCTGGTTTTTTTATGTCTTCCTCCCGGAAAATCGATGGAATATGTAAAATACCTGATAGAAAATGATTACAAAGGCAAGATTATAGATCTCGGCTCCGATTTCCGGCTGAACAACCCGGAGGATTATGAAGAATGGTATGGGAATAAGCATATTCTGAAAGAAATGCTGCCAAGGTTTGTCTATGGCTTGCCGGAGTTAAACAAGAAAGCAATAAAAAATGCTGATTATGTTGCAAATCCGGGTTGCTATCCTACTTCTGCGATTCTCGCTCTCGCTCCCGTTATGGCTTTGAAGGATTTGAAGTTTGGCTCAGTAATTATTGATTCCAAATCCGGTGTAAGCGGAGCCGGTAGAAAATTAAAGGAAGAATATCTTTTTTTAAATATTTCAGAGAATTTTTTTGCTTATTCTCCCTTAAAGCACAGGCACATTCCCGAAATGGAGCAGGAGCTAAGAAAAATATCAGGATCCGTAGATAAGATAAGCTTTATCCCGCATCTTCTGCCTGTTAACAGGGGCATATTTACAACGATTTACATCGGCGGTACAAATATCACAGAAATTACAGGAATAACTGACAGGATAAAAACTTCTTATAACAATTTGTATAAAAATGAAGTTTTTATAAAATTTATTGAAGGCGACATTCCAAGGATAAGCGATGTTTCGGGAACCAATTCGGCACATATAGGCTTTATGGCTGACTACAGAACTTCGACCATAAAAATATTTAGCGTTATAGATAATATATTAAAAGGAGCTTCAGGACAGGCTGTGCAGAATATGAATCTGATGTTCAACTTAAGCGAAGAAGAAGGGCTGGATATGCAGGGGACCTGTAATTGATTTTTATTTTTT is a genomic window containing:
- the rplT gene encoding 50S ribosomal protein L20, giving the protein MARIKRGIIKKQKHKKVLEQTKGYYGLRGSAYRIAKEQLMKSLSFNYIGRKNKKRDFRRLWIARINIAARSNGLSYNAFINGLKKANVDINRKMLSDIAVNDEAAFKKLVETAKAQIKA
- the pheS gene encoding phenylalanine--tRNA ligase subunit alpha; translated protein: MEENINALKSVLDKEYKDFESMVEKAQTLSELDNIENRFLGKKSLVSEHLKNMRTLSGEFRPVAGKIINETRKKISEKISFVREEISMLEFDRKLRNEKTDITLPGRKAKKGSKNIISRTIEEIEMFFIGLGYEIAEGPEIETDYYNFEALNHPPDHPARSLHDTFFIDDNILLRTHTSPVQIRYMEKHKPPVYVIAPGKTYRKDYDVTHTPMFTQIEGLAVDKGINFGNFKWTLEAFIHAIFGRDRKIRFRPHYFPFTEPSAEVDVSCNMCKGSGCRICSYSGWLEILGAGMVDPSLYKFVGYDAEEVNGFAFGVGIERIAMLKYGINDLRMFFDNDLRFLNQF
- a CDS encoding phenylalanine--tRNA ligase subunit beta, giving the protein MKITYNWLKEFIEDLGNIAPSEIAKKLTMSGTEVKKVVYIGENFKNLVTGRILSFEKHPNADKLSLCNVDIGQSLLSIVCGAKNFKDNDMVVVALEGARIQDFVIKKSKIRGIFSEGMMCSEKELGISDESDGIMILDDSFTVGKDFASQAGLDDWVFELEITPNRPDCLSVFGIAREISALTGLRLKEPDYDSVYSARKDREFVIEIEDYNLCPRYSAKIFKIDDYACTPLWMKNRLMHCDIRSVSMLVDLTNYVMLEYGQPVHAFDLNKLSSGKIIIRKAEKEEKLLLIDGLERNLYEDDIVIADENGPVALAGIMGGKDTEIGSDTREMLLESANFNGVSIMKTSKRIGLRSEASNRFEKKLDPENTINAIGKFEELLSSICNIKTDNTFYDNYADLNRKRSIELRTARLNKFLGTDIKTEKISEILNLLGFKNRIDKQLVKTDIPSFRYEDIEREIDLIEEVARIYGFDNIPVCTPGTVSKQGKYTDEQKSLRNIRNTLSGMGLNEVINYSFISRKDFMLFCLDREDDYKNYVKIINPLNEDFEILRTSLIQSLVRNAKDNIFKKINDIAIFEISKIFKSVADDKQNRSSEKNTLGILLSGKSSLKRWDMQEKYFDYFDIKGIVESLADIFLNEQGLCVSEREYGFLHPVIGGDIILKNKKIGVIGKLHPKIVSDLDIRQDIYIAEIDLDAFIENISSEKVFRHISPFPSVNIDLAFIVDEEIKYQDVEKEIIACAGRNLQNIRLFDLYRGKQLEDNKKSLAFALEFNAADKTLNEKDIESLIKKISGQLSKKFKARLRDQ
- a CDS encoding carbon-nitrogen hydrolase family protein, with protein sequence MSVNKEIKIALCQMMVTDDKSINLENAEKILHKASVMGCDIAVLPEMFNCPYDSGFFHKFAEEYPGQTTEMLSRTAEKEGIYIIGGSVPEKTNTGFFNSSFSFDRKGCLLGTHRKIHLFDINIAGKMKFTESLTFSPGKDITVFDTEFCKAGVAICYDMRFPELIRSMALLGAEIIFVPAAFNMVTGPAHWHLTNRVRALDNQIYFAGISPARNTSSSYKAYGHSMITDPWGRIIAEADEKESIVFAEISTRNIKKIREELPLLKHRRPDIYIK
- a CDS encoding protein-L-isoaspartate(D-aspartate) O-methyltransferase, producing the protein MLFNEEKLTTLREKMVKTQIVARGIKDKKVIKALKKVPRHFFINSENYESAYADHPLSIGFSQTISQPYIVALMTELLEIKSEDRILEIGTGSGYQTAILAEIAGEVFTVEFIDALSKKSESLLKKMGYTNISFKTGDGYQGWPEFSPYNKIIVTAAPENIPEKLKEQLAENGRMVIPVGFVFNQCLVRLTRLKENFLDEEICGVSFVPMVKK
- a CDS encoding DUF1328 domain-containing protein; protein product: MILLILAIIFFILAVVAGILGLRGVASASCLVSRILFFLLAAGFIITIVLFIFNLFFKFM
- a CDS encoding N-acetyl-gamma-glutamyl-phosphate reductase gives rise to the protein MKEIKISIAGASGITGIELLKIIDKHKYSRVIAALSRTFDGKKISSVFKNTLNLKNNNNIFFKDFFSSSDIKESDLVFLCLPPGKSMEYVKYLIENDYKGKIIDLGSDFRLNNPEDYEEWYGNKHILKEMLPRFVYGLPELNKKAIKNADYVANPGCYPTSAILALAPVMALKDLKFGSVIIDSKSGVSGAGRKLKEEYLFLNISENFFAYSPLKHRHIPEMEQELRKISGSVDKISFIPHLLPVNRGIFTTIYIGGTNITEITGITDRIKTSYNNLYKNEVFIKFIEGDIPRISDVSGTNSAHIGFMADYRTSTIKIFSVIDNILKGASGQAVQNMNLMFNLSEEEGLDMQGTCN